A part of Myxococcus fulvus genomic DNA contains:
- a CDS encoding amidohydrolase family protein has translation MKRLTSALCALLLVPGALVAAQPAQTPPAARQDPTPPIPVKKDDAAREAGRAVEVDPNAPSDTESPKADKDKDAWKVDAPGFPAKQVSIDVSEGTWMNVDVSPSGDELVFDLLGDIYVLPLAGGEARALTSGVSWDMQPRFSPDGRSIAFTSDRGGGDNIWVMKRDGSDAKAVTQEKFRLLNSPAWSPDGQFIVARKHFTARRSLGAGEVWMYHRSGGEGVQLTERANEQKDLGEPAFSPDGRYVYFSQDVTPGRTFEYNKDPNGEIYAIQRLDVETKEIDPFVTGPGGSIRPTPSRDGKQLAFIRRVRTKTVLYVTDVASGAERPLYDGLDRDMQETWAIHGVYPTLAWTRDDKAIVFWAGGKLQRIDVATKQVTPIPFRVKGTRTIFEAVRSPRAVAPERFNTKMLRWVQVSPKGDRVVFQTLGKLYVKELPGGTPKRLTKQEDHLEFYPSFSRDGRSIVYTTWDDEKLGAIRVVSATGGEGKVVSTRPGYYVEPALSPDGKSLVYRASGDGYLMPGQWSRETGLFVQPVAGGTPRRLARDGEQPHFGVRSDRVYFLHVESKEKEDVRSLKSVGLDGSQERTHVTSAEATELKVSPDERWVAFRENFNAFITPFPKGAKAAVVGPDAKALPVAKVSRDAGEYLHWAGNSQGLHWALGPELFTRELKQAFTFVDGAPEKLPPVPEKGVDLSFLVKADVPEGTLALVGGRVITMKGDEVLEQGVVVVKGNRIVAVGPVGKVQVPAGAKVVDVKGKTLMPGLVDVHWHGAMGVDGLMPEQSWVQAASLAYGVTTLHDPSNSSEEVFAASELGRAGALVSPRIFSTGTILYGAAGVGYRAPIETLDDARSHLRRMKAMGAFSVKSYNQPRRDQRQKVLQAARELEMLVVPEGGSLLQHNLTMVVDGHTGVEHAIPVARIYADVKQLWGKSGTGYTPTLGVAYGGNWGENYWYQKTNVWEDPRLLSFVPRRVVDSRSRRRMMVPDDEMNHFDAARTARELNEAGVNVQLGAHGQREGLAAHWELSMFGQGGMKPLQALRAGTLGGARYLGMDGEIGSLEEGKLADLIVLDRNPLEDLMNSRSVRYTMVNGRLYDAATLNEVGTRQRQRAKFFFEKDGNEGWSPKASAHTHTHSCD, from the coding sequence CAAGGACGCGTGGAAGGTGGACGCTCCCGGGTTCCCGGCGAAGCAGGTGTCCATCGACGTCTCCGAGGGGACGTGGATGAACGTGGACGTGAGCCCCAGCGGGGACGAGCTCGTCTTCGATTTGCTGGGGGACATCTACGTGCTGCCGCTGGCGGGCGGCGAGGCGCGTGCGCTGACCTCGGGCGTGTCCTGGGACATGCAGCCGCGCTTCAGCCCGGATGGGAGGTCCATCGCCTTCACGAGTGACCGGGGCGGGGGCGACAACATCTGGGTGATGAAGCGGGATGGCTCGGACGCGAAGGCGGTGACGCAGGAGAAGTTCCGCCTGCTCAACAGCCCCGCGTGGAGCCCGGATGGACAGTTCATCGTCGCGCGCAAGCACTTCACCGCGCGCCGCTCGCTGGGCGCGGGCGAGGTGTGGATGTATCACCGCTCCGGCGGCGAGGGCGTGCAGCTCACCGAGCGCGCCAACGAGCAGAAGGATTTGGGCGAGCCGGCGTTCTCCCCGGATGGGCGCTACGTCTACTTCAGCCAGGACGTCACGCCGGGCCGGACGTTCGAATACAACAAGGACCCCAACGGCGAGATTTATGCCATCCAGCGGTTGGATGTGGAGACGAAGGAGATCGACCCCTTCGTCACGGGGCCGGGAGGCTCCATCCGTCCGACGCCTTCTCGCGACGGCAAGCAGCTGGCGTTCATCCGTCGGGTGCGGACGAAGACGGTGCTCTATGTGACGGACGTGGCGTCGGGGGCGGAGCGCCCGCTGTACGACGGGCTCGACCGCGACATGCAGGAGACGTGGGCCATCCACGGCGTGTACCCGACGCTGGCGTGGACGCGCGACGACAAGGCGATTGTCTTCTGGGCGGGCGGCAAGCTGCAGCGCATCGACGTGGCGACGAAGCAGGTGACGCCCATCCCGTTCCGGGTGAAGGGCACGCGCACGATTTTCGAGGCGGTGCGCTCGCCGCGGGCGGTGGCGCCGGAGCGCTTCAACACGAAGATGCTGCGCTGGGTGCAGGTGTCTCCGAAGGGAGACCGGGTGGTGTTCCAGACGCTGGGCAAGCTCTACGTGAAGGAGCTGCCGGGTGGCACGCCGAAGCGGCTGACGAAGCAGGAGGACCACCTGGAGTTCTACCCGTCGTTCTCGAGGGACGGGCGCTCCATCGTCTACACGACGTGGGACGACGAGAAGCTGGGCGCCATCCGCGTGGTGTCGGCCACGGGCGGTGAGGGCAAGGTGGTGTCGACGCGGCCGGGCTACTACGTGGAGCCGGCGCTGAGCCCGGATGGCAAGTCGCTGGTGTATCGCGCGTCGGGGGATGGCTACCTGATGCCGGGGCAGTGGAGCCGGGAGACGGGCCTGTTCGTGCAGCCGGTGGCGGGAGGCACGCCGCGCAGGCTGGCGCGGGATGGAGAGCAGCCGCACTTCGGTGTGCGCTCGGACCGCGTGTACTTCCTGCATGTGGAGTCGAAGGAGAAGGAGGACGTGCGCTCGTTGAAGAGCGTGGGTCTGGACGGGAGCCAGGAGCGCACGCACGTGACGAGCGCGGAGGCGACGGAGCTGAAGGTGTCTCCGGACGAGCGGTGGGTGGCGTTCCGGGAGAACTTCAACGCGTTCATCACGCCGTTCCCCAAGGGGGCGAAGGCGGCGGTGGTGGGGCCGGACGCGAAGGCGTTGCCGGTGGCGAAGGTGAGCCGGGACGCGGGCGAGTACCTGCACTGGGCGGGCAACAGCCAGGGGCTGCACTGGGCGCTGGGGCCGGAGCTGTTCACGCGGGAGCTGAAGCAGGCGTTCACCTTCGTGGACGGCGCGCCGGAGAAGCTGCCGCCGGTGCCGGAGAAGGGCGTGGACCTGTCGTTCCTGGTGAAGGCGGATGTGCCGGAGGGGACGCTGGCGCTGGTGGGTGGGCGCGTCATCACGATGAAGGGTGACGAGGTGCTCGAGCAGGGCGTGGTGGTGGTGAAGGGCAACCGCATCGTCGCGGTGGGGCCGGTGGGGAAGGTGCAGGTGCCGGCGGGGGCCAAGGTGGTCGACGTGAAGGGCAAGACGTTGATGCCGGGCCTGGTGGACGTGCACTGGCATGGGGCCATGGGGGTGGATGGGCTGATGCCGGAGCAGAGCTGGGTGCAGGCGGCGTCGCTGGCGTACGGGGTGACGACGTTGCATGACCCGTCGAACTCGTCGGAGGAGGTGTTCGCGGCGAGTGAGCTGGGGAGGGCGGGGGCGTTGGTGTCGCCGCGCATCTTCTCGACGGGGACGATTCTGTATGGCGCGGCGGGGGTGGGGTATCGGGCGCCGATTGAAACGCTGGACGATGCGCGCTCGCACCTGCGGCGGATGAAGGCGATGGGGGCCTTCAGCGTGAAGAGCTACAACCAGCCGAGGCGGGACCAGCGACAGAAGGTGCTCCAGGCGGCGCGGGAGCTGGAGATGCTGGTGGTGCCCGAGGGTGGCTCGTTGCTGCAGCACAACCTGACGATGGTGGTGGATGGGCACACGGGCGTGGAGCACGCGATTCCGGTGGCGCGCATCTACGCGGACGTGAAGCAGCTGTGGGGGAAGAGCGGGACGGGCTACACGCCGACGTTGGGTGTGGCGTATGGCGGCAACTGGGGTGAGAACTACTGGTACCAGAAGACGAATGTCTGGGAGGACCCGAGGCTGTTGTCCTTCGTGCCGCGGCGGGTGGTGGATTCACGCAGCCGTCGGCGGATGATGGTGCCGGACGACGAGATGAATCATTTCGACGCGGCGCGGACGGCGCGGGAGCTGAATGAGGCGGGAGTGAACGTGCAGCTCGGCGCGCATGGACAGCGCGAGGGGTTGGCGGCGCACTGGGAGCTGTCGATGTTCGGGCAGGGCGGGATGAAGCCGTTGCAGGCGCTGCGCGCGGGGACGCTCGGTGGGGCGCGCTATCTGGGCATGGATGGGGAGATTGGCTCGCTGGAGGAGGGGAAGCTGGCGGACCTCATCGTGTTGGACAGGAACCCGCTGGAGGACCTGATGAACAGCCGCTCCGTGCGCTACACGATGGTGAACGGGCGGCTGTACGACGCGGCCACGTTGAATGAAGTGGGCACGCGGCAGCGCCAGCGCGCGAAGTTCTTCTTCGAGAAGGACGGCAACGAGGGCTGGAGCCCGAAGGCCAGCGCGCATACGCACACGCATTCGTGTGACTGA